One window from the genome of Cryptococcus neoformans var. neoformans JEC21 chromosome 12 sequence encodes:
- a CDS encoding calcium-transporting ATPase, putative, giving the protein MAAGRRLLGKKDYDERRMEEEEKRLSTERRQRETPSSIYAHKSVQETLDIFATHPTDGLANSAVAPLLARYGPNEFEVPPSDPLYLKFAKQVYENPLILLLLGSSVVSALMGQFDDAACVVIAVGIVLTVGFVQEQRSEKSLEALNKLVPHYCHLIRNGTPLSPLANALLPGDLVTFSVGDRIPADIRLITANHLEIDESALTGETRPARKNTQLCERGEGEDTHGEGGGKALGERHCMAFMGTLVRSGNGSGIVVGTGKDTEFGVIFSMMQDVEEKRTPLQLDMDNLAKQLSIVSFIVIGFIVLIGVIQKRDWLEMFTIGVSLAVAAIPEGLPIVTTVTLALGVLRMSKRKAIVKKLPSVEALGSVSVICSDKTGTLTKNEMTVTHMYSVDELVDLTPHLNVTSPFGPRRPDSQQLWISPALLKVALVGNLCNDAFKNEQGINVGQATEVALLNVLPVLKAEDQRKNFIRKSEIPFSSETKTMSITGSLNNSPDMIYLKGAVEQVIARCRYYYVTDSSTPSLDTATQKIILDRAMEVSKRGLRVIAMAYGFPGKGDDEPNNLVFVGFEAMMDPPRNGVVHAVSALHSAGVQIVMITGDAEPTAVAIAKQLGLKVSASTSGTLDDHPHSLFSGSSCILGSQIDQMTERELVERVSSITVYARTTPRHKMAIVKAWQMRGAVVAMTGDGVNDSPALKMADIGISMGKSGTDVAKEAADVILVDDDFASILPAVEEGKSIFYNIQNFLSFQLSTAVAALSLITLSTVFKLANPLNAMQILFINILMDGPPAQALGVDPVDEEIMRQPPRKKGSHVLSTRLIYRVLFSAAMIVLGTLWIYTVETSDGSMSRRDQTMTFTVFVFLDLVSALQNRGLTTPMFRNRMLFLTISVSFICQLALIYIPLLQHVFQTEALSARDLFMLLGLAGTSMGLHEGRRWWERKQVEAEILEKSAGGMV; this is encoded by the exons ATGGCCGCGGGAAGGAGACTCTTGGGCAAGAAGGACTATGACGAGCGgcggatggaagaggaggagaagaggctgtCTACAGAGAGAAGGCAGCGGGAAACACCCAGCTCCATATATGCTCATAAATCCGTCCAG GAAACACTGGACATCTTTGCCACACATCCCACCGACGGCCTTGCCAACTCGGCCGTCGctcccctcctcgcccGCTACGGGCCCAACGAATTTGAGGTCCCACCGTCAGACCCGCTGTACCTCAAGTTTGCCAAGCAAGTCTATGAGAACCCGTTGATCCTGTTGCTGCTTGGAAGCAGCGTTGTCAGTGCTCTCATGGGACAGTTTGACGACGCAGCCTGCGTCGTTATCGCCGTCGGTATCGTCTTGACCG TCGGGTTTGTCCAAGAACAACGATCGGAAAAGTCGCTTGAAGCGCTGAACAAACTCGTCCCTCATTACTGCCACCTCATCCGAAACGGTACCCCTCTCAGCCCGCTCGCCAACGCCCTCTTGCCTGGAGACCTCGTCACTTTTTCCGTCGGAGACCGCATCCCCGCCGATATCCGGTTGATCACCGCCAACCATCTTGAAATTGACGAATCTGCGCTAACCGGAGAAACACGTCCAGCAAGGAAGAACACTCAGCTCTgcgagagaggagagggagaagatacccatggagaaggaggaggcaaggCGTTGGGTGAGAGGCATTGTATGGCTTTCATGGGTACTTTGGTCAGGAGTG GAAACGGGTCGGGTATTGTCGTCGGTACAGGTAAAGACACTGAATTCGGTGTCATCTTCTCAATGATGCAAGACGTCGAAGAGAAGCGTACGCCTCTGCAACTCGATATGGATAATCTCGCCAAGCAGCTCTCCATCGTTTCCTTCATTGTCATCGGCTTCATCGTACTTATTGGTGTCATTCAAAAGAGAGACTGGCTGGAGATGTTCACTATTGGAG TGTCACTCGCTGTTGCTGCCATTCCCGAGGGTCTCCCCATCGTCACGACCGTCACACTCGCTCTCGGTGTCTTGAGAATGTCAAAGCGCAAGGCAATCGTCAAGAAATTGCCTAGCGTGGAAGCATTGGGAAGTGTGAGCGTAATCTGCTCCGACAAGACTG GTACCTTGACCAAGAACGAGATGACAGTCACACACATGTACTCGGTTGACGAACTTGTGGACCTCACCCCTCACCTCAACGTTACCTCGCCATTCGGTCCCCGCCGTCCCGATAGTCAGCAACTTTGGATATCTCCCGCTTTGCTCAAAGTCGCATTGGTAGGCAATCTGTGCAACGACGCTTTCAAGAATGAACAAGGGATCAATGTCGGTCAAGCGACAGAGGTGGCTCTGTTGAATGTCTTGCCTGTTTTGAAAGCCGAGGACCAGAGAaag AACTTTATCAGGAAATCCGAAATACCTTTCAGCTCGGAAACAAAGACAATGTCGATCACCGGATCCCTAAACAACTCTCCCGACATGATCTACCTCAAGGGCGCCGTTGAACAAGTCATTGCTAGATGTCGATACTACTACGTCACCGACTCCTCTACCCCTTCCCTCGATACCGCCACTCAGAAAATCATTCTCGACCGAGCTATGGAGGTTTCCAAACGCGGCTTGCGAGTCATTGCCATGGCGTACGGGTTTCCTGGAAAGGGCGACGATGAGCCCAATAACCTCGTGTTTGTCGGTTTCGAAGCGATGATGGATCCTCCTCGAAACGGTGTTGTCCACGCCGTCAGTGCCCTCCACAGCGCAGGCGTGCAAATCGTCATGATCACTGGTGATGCTGAACCCACCGCTGTGGCTATTGCCAAACAGCTCGGCTTGAAGGTGTCTGCCTCTACTTCCGGTACACTTGACGATCACCCACACTCGCTTTTCTCTGGATCGAGCTGCATCCTCGGTTCTCAGATTGATCAGATGACCGAGCGAGAGCTCGTGGAGCGTGTTTCCAGCATCACTGTCTATGCAAGGACAACCCCAAGGCACAAGATGGCCATCGTCAAGGCGTGGCAGATGCGCGGCGCTGTGGTTGCCATGACCGGTGACGGTGTGAACGATTCACCAGCGTTGAAGATGGCCGATATTGGTATCTCAATGGGTAAATCGGGTACGGACGTTGCCAAGGAAGCTGCGGATGTCATTCTCGTGGACGATGATTTCGCATCCATCTTACCCGCCGTCGAGGAGGGTAAATCAATCTTTTACAACATTCAAAATTTCCTATCCTTCCAACTCTCCACCGCAGTCGCCGCCCTTTCGCTCATCACCCTCTCAACAGTTTTCAAACTCGCCAATCCTCTCAACGCCATGCagatcctcttcatcaacatcctcatGGATGGTCCTCCCGCCCAGGCCTTGGGTGTCGATCCCGTGGACGAAGAGATTATGCGTCAGCCcccgaggaagaaggggagtCACGTGTTGAGCACACGATTGATCTACAGGGTACTCTTTTCAGCAGCTATGATCGTCCTTGGTACCTTGTGGATCTACACAGTCGAGACTAGCGATGGCAGCATGTCTCGAAGGGATCAGACAATG ACTTTCACCGTCTTTGTCTTCCTCGACCTCGTATCCGCTCTTCAAAACCGTGGGCTTACCACCCCCATGTTCCGCAATCGCATGCTCTTCTTGACAATCTCAGtttccttcatctgccAGCTTGCCCTCATCTATATTCCCCTTTTACAACATGTCTTCCAAACCGAGGCGTTGAGCGCGAGAGACTTGTTTATGCTGTTGGGTTTGGCCGGGACTAGCATGGGCTTGcatgaaggaaggaggtggtgggagAGAAAACAAGTAGAGGCAGAAATTTTAGAAAAGAGTGCCGGAGGTATGGTGTAA
- a CDS encoding ornithine-oxo-acid transaminase, putative, with protein sequence MSPIASTASPIPSSKPTLSSQEVMNLEHEYSAHNYHPLPICFEKGLGAHVWDPEGNEYLDFLSAYSAVNQGHCHPEILNTLVTQASKLTLSSRAFYSSNLGPFAKKITSMFGYDMVLPMNTGAEAVETAIKLARKWGYEKKKIPDGKAKVLSVEGNFHGRTIGIISMSTDPESRTGFGPFLENVGPRWDTGLIRYNHTEDLEKVLEKHGDEVAAFLVEPIQGEAGIFVPDDGYLAKCAEICKKYNVLLICDEIQTGLCRTGKMLCYEWDNIRPDMVILGKALSGGMYPVSCVLADKDIMLCIKPGEHGSTYGGNPLGCAVAMTALDVLVKEDLANRSLKLGEIFRSELAKLNSPFIKLIRGRGLFNGVVIDETASKKGRTAWQLCLLMKSKGLLAKPTHVNIIRFAPPLVISEEDVRKAVKIIGESLEELDTIEKIPGDEGEEHKAAIKLDD encoded by the exons ATGTCCCCAATCGCTTCCACCGCTTCTCCCATCCCGTCAAGCAAGCCCACCCTCTCTAGCCAGGAGGTCATGAACCTCGAGCACGAGTACTCGGC TCACAACTACCACCCTCTTCCTAT CTGCTTCGAGAAGGGCCTTGGTGCCCATGTCTGGGACCCCGAGGGAAATGAGTACCTCGACTTCCTTTCAGCCTACTC AGCGGTTAACCAGGGCCACTGCCATCCCGAAATTT TGAACACCCTTGTCACCCAAGCCTCCAAGCTCACCCTTTCTTCCCGAGCTTTCTACTCCTCCAACCTTGGTCCCTTTGCTAAGAAAATTACCTCCATGTTCGGTTACGACATGGTTCTCCCTATGAACACTGGTGCTGAGGCCGTTGAGACTGCTATCAAGCTCGCCCGTAAATGGGGTtacgagaagaagaagattccCGACGGCAAGGCCAAGGTTCTTTCTGTCGAGGGGAACTTCCACGGAAGGACTATTGGTATCATCTCTATGTCTACCGATCCGGAATCTAGAACTGGTTTTGGTCCTTTCTTGGAAAATGTAGGCCCTAGATGGGACACAGGGTTGATCAGGTACAACCACACCGAGGATTTGGAAAAGGTGCTCGAGAAGCACGGCGACGAAGTTGCTGCCTTTTTGGTTGAGCCCATTCAGGGTGAGGCTGG TATCTTCGTTCCAGACGATGGTTACCTTGCCAAGTGCGCTGAGATCTGCAAGAAATACAACGTTCTTTTGATTTGTGACGAGATCCAGACTGGTCTTTGCCGAACCGGTAAGATGCTCTGCTACGAATGGGACAACATCAGGCCCGACATGGTCATTCTCGGCAAAGCCCTTTCTGGTGGTA TGTACCCCGTCTCTTGTGTCCTCGCCGACAAGGATATTATGCTTTGCATTAAGCCTGGAGAGCACGGTTCTACCTACGGCGGTAACCCTCTTGGTTGCGCTGTTGCCATGACTGCCCTCGACGTTCTTGTCAAGGAGGACCTCGCCAACCGATCCCTCAAGCTCGGTGAAATCTTCCGATCTGAACTCGCCAAGCTCAACTCTCCCTTCATCAAACTTATTCGTGGACGAGGATTGTTCAACGGTGTGGTTATTGACGAAACTGCGagcaagaagggaaggacCGCTTGGCAGCTTtgtttgttgatgaagagcaagggCTTGTTGGCCAAGCCTACTCATGTCAACAT TATCCGATTTGCTCCCCCACTCGTGATcagcgaggaggatgtcCGCAAAGCCGTCAAAATCATCGGCGAGTCCCTTGAGGAGCTCGACACC ATTGAGAAAATTCCCGGCGATGAGGGTGAGGAGCACAAGGCTGCTATCAAGCTTGACGATTAA
- a CDS encoding cytochrome c oxidase polypeptide iv, mitochondrial precursor, putative, producing the protein MASAIRSLRTALPALRRTVPAPAFTARAFSISAARSAGHGPPQLLGPGAKAGEVPNDENQSTGLERFELLGNLEGVDVFDMKPLEITRLGTVDEPIPIYSLFPERQIGCTGFPVDSHDTIWLNVNHTLKNHRCPECGSVYTLNFQGDEALLHGGGHHH; encoded by the exons ATGGCCTCCGCTATTCGATCCCTCCGCACCGCCCTCCCCGCCCTCCGACGAACCGTCCCCGCCCCGGCCTTCACCGCCAGagccttctccatctctgccgCCAGGTCTGCCGGCCACGGCCCTCCCCAGTTGCTTGGTCCTGGTGCCAAGGCCGGTGAGGTGCCCAATGA CGAGAACCAGTCTACTGGTCTCGAGCGATTCGAACTCCTCGGTAACCTCGAGGGTGTTGACGTTTTCGACATGAAGCCTCTTGAGATTACCCGACTTGGTACTGTTGACGAACCTATTCCCATCTACTCTCTC TTCCCCGAGCGACAGATTGGCTGCACTGGTTTCCCCGTTGACTCCCACGACACTATTTGGCTCAACGTCAACCACACCTTGAAGAACCACCGATGCCCCGAGTGCGGTTCCG TTTACACTCTCAACTTCCAGGGTGACGAGGCTCTCCTCCACGGTGGCGGTCACCACCACTAA
- a CDS encoding expressed protein — protein sequence MSQVSLSAQYLASARPSGAAPPSISGTPRPVPTSTGNPSQASARPPYRPNINVPKRSNDDVFARSKVPQTPTTSSSQVGNDSISGAGAEKKKKEDSLRGTMRNEIAKLMYGAGDVADPDIDTVDYMEDMVVEFLSDLCRPVPPIRSNPSQPHQPVPLSGEVVRHRLATTPMLHKYLARFDHMVHMADVLKAHRRVADPSLKDLVDQVGNDYLGLNEHGVPTGTGDAGAAGAGGVGRQKRPAEGEGEDAPKKKGRPPKPPGERKKPGPQKGWKLNRDPNAPPVKKLPRDPNAPKRKYVRKAPLKSQMGTPTASSGV from the exons ATGTCTCAAGTTTCATTATCAGCTCAGTACCTTGCGTCTGCTAGGCCCTCTGGAGCCGCACCACCCTCGATTTCGGGTACTCCCAGGCCCGTCCCCACTTCAACTGGAAATCCTTCTCAGGCATCTGCAAGACCGCCATATCGACCTAATATCAATGTCCCGAAAAGATCAAACGATGATGTTTTCGCCAGAAGCAAGGTGCCCCAAACGCCGACAACTTCGTCTTCACAGGTGGGTAATGACAGTATATCAGGAGCGggggcagagaagaagaagaaggaagatagCTTGAGGGGAACTATGCGTAATGAGA TTGCAAAGTTGATGTATGGTGCTGGTGATGTGGCCGATCCGGATATTGATACTGTTGATTATATGGAGGACATGGTTGTCGAGTTCCTATCGGATCTC TGTCGACCAGTGCCTCCTATCCGATCAAATCCTTCACAACCTCATCAACCTGTACCTCTCTCTGGTGAGGTTGTGCGGCACCGCCTAGCTACTACGCCTATGCTTCACAAGTACCTGGCGCGTTTTGACCATATGGTCCACATGGCCGATGTTTTGAAGGCTCACAGGCGTGTCGCTGATCCGTCCCTCAAGGATCTTGTCGATCAAGTCGGTAACGATTACCTTGGATTGAACGAGCACGGCGTGCCTACTGGTACTGGAGACGCAGGTGCTGCTGGGGCCGGCGGCGTCGGTAGGCAGAAGAGGCCggcagaaggagaaggagaggatgcgccgaagaagaagggtaggCCACCCAAGCCACcgggagagaggaagaaaccTGGTCCTCAAAAGGGCTGGAAATTAAATAGAGATCCGAACGCACCACCTGTCAAGAAGCTTCCGAGAGATCCAAATGCGCCAAAGAGAAAGTACGTGAGGAAAGCTCCGTTGAAGAGTCAGATGGGAACACCTACTGCAAGCAGTGGAGTATGA
- a CDS encoding diphosphomevalonate decarboxylase, putative — protein MVYEATASAPVNIACIKYWGKRDTRLILPTNSSLSVTLDQDHLRSTTTSRADASFEAGDKLWLNGKEEVIKEGGRLAVCIKELRGWRKEMESKDKDLPKLSEWPLRIASYNNFPTAAGLASSASGLAALVASLASLYSLPQSPSQLSLVARQGSGSACRSLFGGFVAWREGTDPAGSDSLAEEVAPREHWPEMHALICVVSDAKKGTSSTSGMQKTVETSTLLQERLRIVPKRMDAISQAIKARDFSEFAKLTMADSNSFHAVCLDTAPPIFYLNDVSRAIIAVVEELNRAAGEIIAAYTFDAGPNAVIYTLEKNMPVVLGAIKRFFPTGEEFEDPFQTGVRDLPEGFNTGVVREGGWEKGAVKGLIHTRVGDGPRVLKKEESLLGENGVPKVLA, from the exons ATGGTCTACGAAGCCACAGCATCCGCTCCAGTCAACATTGCCTGCATCAA GTACTGGGGCAAACGCGACACCCGCCTCATTCTCCCCACCAACAGCTCTCTCTCCGTCACTCTCGACCAGGACCACCTCCGCTCCACCACGACTTCCCGTGCGGACGCGTCCTTCGAGGCCGGAGACAAGCTCTGGTTGAatggcaaggaagaggtgatCAAGGAGGGTGGCCGATTGGCTGTCTGCATCAAGGAGCTCAGGGggtggagaaaggagatggaaagcaaggacaaggacTTGCCCAAG CTTTCCGAGTGGCCGCTCCGAATTGCCTCGTACAACAACTTCCCCACCGCTGCTGGTCTCGCCTCCTCAGCCTCGGGTCTTGCTGCCCTCGTCGCATCTCTCGCTTCCCTCTACTCCCTCCCCCAATCTCCCTCCCAGCTCTCCCTCGTCGCCCGCCAAGGCTCTGGCTCTGCCTGCCGATCTCTCTTTGGAGGCTTCGTCGCTTGGCGTGAAGGTACCGATCCTGCTGGTTCCGACTCTCTCGCCGAGGAGGTCGCCCCTCGAGAGCATTGGCCCGAGATGCATGCCCTTATCTGTGTTGTCAGCGACGCCAAGAAGGGGACTTCATCCACTTCCGGCATGCAAAAGACTGTAGAGACATCTACCCTCTTGCAAGAGCGTCTTCGGATCGTCCCCAAGAGGATGGATGCGATCTCTCAGGCTATCAAGGCTCGAGACTTTTCCGAATTTGCCAAGCTCACCATGGCCGACAGCAACTCTTTCCACGCCGTCTGTCTCGACACCGCCCCTCCCATCTTCTACCTCAACGACGTCTCTCGAGCTATCATCGCCGTTGTCGAAGAGCTCAACCGTGCCGCCGGCGAGATAATCGCTGCCTACACATTTGACGCGGGACCCAACGCCGTCATCTACACGCTCGAGAAGAACATGCCTGTCGTCCTCGGCGCCATCAAGAGGTTCTTCCCTACCGGCGAAGAGTTTGAGGACCCCTTCCAGACTGGCGTGCGAGATTTGCCTGAAGGGTTCAACACTGGCGTAGTcagggaaggaggatgggagaaggGTGCGGTCAAGGGTTTGATCCACACCAGGGTCGGTGACGGTCCCAGAGTTttgaaaaaggaggagagtcTGTTGGGGGAGAATGGTGTGCCCAAAGTTCTTGCTTAG
- a CDS encoding membrane organization and biogenesis-related protein, putative encodes MNQTPQIAQDLLKNPPQELQQLLNDPRTPDSARKAVQELQAPFVGPGTAGNKDGAKESPRLQIVNENQEFTKELSPYLAKWDLLDKGFAYDVVAVFGSQSTGKSTLLNRLFGTTFDVMDESKRQQTTKGIWMCPSQYSNTLVMDVEGTDGRERGEDQDFERKSALFSLASTEVLIVNLWEHQIGLYNGANMGLLKTVFEVNLGLFGGGGDNTKPKPQEKTLILFVIRDHVGATPMSNLTATLTQDMERIWDSLSKPAHLEDAVLSSYFDLSFAALPHKVLMPEKFEEAVLELRQRFTDRSREDYVFQPAYHKRIPADGVSFYMEGIWQQVLTNKDLDLPTQQELLAQFRCDEISTVVFEAFLASAKIVRRPVEAGSVVEGLGALMRDWLETALGKFDRDASRYHSAVYQRKRLDLLASLHASLSPLFLGQLKNLHKIETAKFSKDIVAGVKEPGYDFGVVVEEGKRRARERFLAGAKEVKVEETDWEYEHELALLDEDLKLIADKCRADETKKMVNAIERNVKRQILEPVEVAMSQPTKTMWDTVLKTYSDVIEAAEEAYLSKAKSYNCSDEENSTALASLRARAWLALRRKLEEQTSDSTVLTTLRTKFEDSFRYDEAGVPRVWRPEDDIEAAFRKAKDETLGLLPLFANIAPTEGSLLPELPPPEPSFDVESDPSPFDPSTAFTLLTATKLLSLESRFKRDADAAYVEAKRSMVSSVAQIPVWMYGVLVVLGWNEAMAVLFNPLYFAMLLVLAASGYIILQLGLAGPILQIASTVIREIRQMVVKKLREAFADVPEAQRILAQPVTASSSDEQERKGDLIKGEMLEK; translated from the exons ATGAACCAGACACCGCAAATAGCTCAGGACCTCCTGAAAAACCCGCCTCAGGAGCTTCAACAGCTCCTGAACGACCCTCGTACCCCCGACAGCGCTCGAAAAGCGGTCCAAGAGCTGCAAGCACCTTTTGTTGGTCCCGGTACAGCTGGAAACAAGGACGGAGCTAAAGAGAGCCCAAGACTTCAAATTGTGAATGAAAATCAAGAGTTTAC CAAAGAGCTCTCCCCTTATCTCGCCAAATGGGACCTGTTGGACAAAGGGTTCGCCTACGACGTGGTTGCTGTATTTGGATCCCAATCCACGGGAAAATCCACTCTCCTCAATAGGTTGTTTGGTACAACGTTCGACGTCATGGACGAATCAAAAAGACAGCAGACCACTAAAGGCATCTGGATGTGCCCTTCTCAGTACAGTAATACACTCGTCATGGATGTAGAAGGTACAGATggtagagaaagaggagaggatcAGGATttcgagaggaagagtgcaCTTTTCAGTTTGGCAAGTACAGAGGTATTAATAGTGAACCTCTG GGAACATCAAATTGGATTGTATAATGGTGCGAACATGGGTCTTCTCAAGACTGTGTTCGAAGTCAATCTTGGTCtttttggaggaggtggagacAACACTAAGCCAAA GCCTCAAGAGAAAACACTTATCCTCTTCGTGATCCGAGATCATGTCGGTGCGACACCCATGTCCAACCTGACTGCCACACTCACTCAAGACATGGAGAGAATCTGGGATAGCCTGTCCAAA CCCGCGCATCTGGAAGACGCCGTTCTCTCATCTTACTTTGACCTGTCTTTCGCGGCGTTGCCCCACAAAGTACTCATGCCAGAAAAGTTTGAAGAGGCTGTACTCGAGTTGCGACAACGATTTACAGATCGCTCAAGAGAGGATTACGTCTTCCAACCCGCTTATCACAAGCGTATCCCGGCGGACGGTGTCTCATTTTACATGGAGGGCATTTGG CAACAAGTCCTTACCAACAAGGATCTTGACCTTCCCACCCAGCAGGAACTTTTGGCCCAGTTTAGATGCGATGAAATCTCAACAGTGGTATTTGAGGCATTCCTGGCAAGCGCAAAGATTGTGCGGAGGCCTGTGGAGGCGGGATCTGTGGTTGAGGGCCTGGGCGCCTTGATGAGGGATTGGCTTGAAACAGCTTTGG GAAAATTCGATCGTGATGCCTCCCGATACCACTCGGCCGTTTATCAGCGCAAGCGCCTCGACCTTCTTGCATCGCTGCATGCTTCTCTTTcgcctcttttcctcgGTCAACTCAAGAATCTCCACAAAATCGAGACTGCCAAGTTTTCCAAGGATATTGTTGCGGGGGTGAAAGAGCCTGGGTACGATTTTGGCGTTGTtgtcgaagaagggaaaaggcggGCTAGGGAAAGGTTTTTGGCGGGCGCCAAGG AGgtcaaggtggaggagaccGACTGGGAGTATGAACATGAGCTTGCTCTGCTAGACGAGGACCTTAAGCTCATCGCTGATAAGTGTCGCGCGGAtgagacgaagaagatggtcaACGCTATCGAG CGAAACGTGAAGAGGCAGATCTTGGAGCCAGTAGAGGTAGCGATGAGCCAACCTACAAAGACCATGTGGGATACCGTTTTGAAGACTTATTCCGACGTTATAGAAGCTGCCGAGGAAGCATACCTTTCCAAGGCCAAGA GTTACAACTGcagtgatgaggagaacTCCACAGCTCTCGCTTCCCTTCGAGCTCGAGCTTGGCTCGCTCTGAGGCGAAAGCTCGAAGAACAAACCTCTGACTCCACGGTACTGACGACATTGAGGACAAAATTTGAAGACAGCTTTAGATATGATGAAGCCGGTGTCCCGAGAGTTTGGAGGCCTGAGGATGACATTGAGGCGGCATTTAGAAAAGCCAAGGATGAA acgcTTGGTCTCTTGCCACTTTTCGCCAACATCGCTCCAACCGAGGGCTCACTTCTTCCTGAGCTCCCACCACCCGAACCGTCCTTCGACGTCGAGTCCGACCCATCTCCCTTTGATCCCTCAACAGCGTTCACCCTTCTCACCGCCACCAAACTACTTTCACTTGAGTCCAGGTTCAAGCGTGATGCTGATGCTGCCTATGTTGAGGCGAAGAGAAGTATGGTCAGTAGCGTAGCGCAGATTCCCGTGTGGATGTACGGTGTTCTTGTTGTTTTGGGCTGGAATGAGGCGATGGCGGTATTGTTCAACCCGTTGTACTTTGCCATGCTCTTGGTTTTGGCTGCTTCCGG GTATATCATATTGCAACTTGGCCTCGCCGGTCCTATCCTTCAAATCGCCAGTACAGTCATCAGGGAAATCCGCCAGATGGTTGTCAAGAAGCTGCGGGAAGCATTTGCAGACGTACCGGAAGCACAGAGGATTCTCGCACAGCCTGTGACTGCTTCCTCATCGGACGagcaagaaagaaaaggagatcTGATAAAAGGAGAAATGTTGGAAAAGTAG